One window of Bactrocera tryoni isolate S06 chromosome 2, CSIRO_BtryS06_freeze2, whole genome shotgun sequence genomic DNA carries:
- the LOC120767706 gene encoding disks large homolog 5 yields the protein MAKMASGDLSLTSTSSQEEESPEYVGYDRTLRPTLNSSANTNAANLANNNGQNSGNSSGGGSGVVSGNTAGGGGNVNNANVSNGSQYEVIKSSPYSPAFMEISQMRHQRADPLCRCEELRDQVGYYQEQYVNAMAQLESSERNKFIDVMAENARLKQQNTKLERQLIRLENENGNKSANAAANAYYYGDVAVGRSADNEKLLQQSEKLLEELDLCKEHNAELVNERKLIIAEREKYKKSFNSTFAELDNVKKERNFYRESREHFNLMRDTMEKEIQKLKSLLSEESKKVLLITVERNRIDEELKQLLSEKDNVLHEHQKMFDDLSAAKKEIENYKKNDLLYQAEINELHQANAELQKRDLLKSNSWSKEFSDSKDDFKEVEKLRKSLEKANSEVERALQDAEQAKGVRDWAISQREKIVQERDSVKSLCDNLRKERDKAISDLLSAIRDSEKIKKQKDEAQKKIDVLKEQIENQNIDSTSRRSFRMSTYEAEDLLDIELNYHSDSDIGIILDDSNNRQLVCGVTNSSPAFGKLKMNDVICKVNNLDCQTMTKRMVLDEIRSSAPRCKLLVSRTRHSKRHFYTVHLNMQNNMNHGLSLDTGVFISKIEPNSLAAYEPELDVGDRVLSINNKSMEGIHSVDDVMGLLNDERNDAITIFALKNVQDMGYSDGQRRMTTSSAQTDSIDSMHRMTSAKHPSKFSEMLSIFKKIHISKPGTDVDHFTQEHDALAELDSVLSENSSEKPRRGKRSKKEKEAAAKSMGTWPRANILNATHENPTGTIVQQREKKRPPLALFTAGPINVDKEDERETSDEQPPPLPPQAKPQAHMRNGITGAGQAIKTNPHRNSNPIPASALFSPTPGTTAMPNVNSGNINSNNVYANYRHSVYAEPQLDNVGLLGEPTKLLKRPAPILGANMRVKMPPVPDKYGNQRAHNYQNRYSLNITPTEFYKTSGQQAQQQVIHSGTGAEFLPRKPHIFDMLNSGNTGMGGVGMPTSVSSSKSQPHPALFTPLNLHPPSFGRSASTTQQNSLDMISIKSQNSIDSILSAKSPPNSECATINHYQKRGIPMPQAAANKNVSKYPSDSESIASGIMSASVGGGGMNVGGGAGGGIGHHFHSNNMSAPMHNRHSQLFPTFTQNSINAMRQIRHSSPLTLPSSPPLHTHPHSHGPHSHTSTQQSQHGGVDTAAGSAIGIPTSSVDKFDMDFMTPGLPMHTQYVQDYPLSTHYHHPHSSGGMPGGGAGGIIYEGGTFPRKKDHQRLRIPSNPSVASKNSAGVKNSSGSIDHHYCGVSMSGPPPSMLMHHSAIAAVAANGGGSGRGSPMPQVHVEVLSHGGSKRNSNAPSDFLCPGDLRRVTIEKSDKSLGITIQCNNNGGGIFVSTVADKSIATRAGLQVGDQLLEVCGINMRSATNDIAANVLRQCGNSITMLVQYNPEKFHSGEYDGTNNLETESPVNHSGSPTPRNSPRPPVRTMMSSLPPLPISAPTSNPLAQQTNIMPQSSSLISTQSIKDQSFADSLENQSDMSSSQDLPSSAATTTTTASTTSTVYEEEARYVTLCMDKSKNLGIKLFGGNKVGIFVHDVHPGSPSDIAGIRKGDQILEYNGVDLRCVTAEQAANEISKLTDTVTLLVQNKLKKLKQIKDKTGDSFYIRVGFDRTGELNDGDLRFVKDEVLYVDNTVFNGTFGLWRAWKLDAKGHRKECGIIPSQMKVEEELRAGEVVDCEGGTARRGSTSARRSFFRRKKHQRSSSRDSTEIASFSNTQLSFFPDSGILNDDGGILSYQRVERLDSPVRRPVLIIGPLSERVMERLTIDFSNLFKMCEVTTMDCSQNAMEEGLQENIFVDYRRRGNKFECTTVENINNACKNDRRHCILDISPSAVERLQRLQIYPIVLLLRFKSAKQIREIRDFGIDKISAKAAKEMYERALKLEADYKQYISAVIPGVSIKHMCTQIKDAVDKELDKLLWVPVSG from the exons ATGGCGAAGATGGCATCTGGAGATCTCTCTTTAACGAGTACGAGTAGCCAAGAAG AAGAAAGTCCCGAGTATGTCGGCTATGACCGCACGCTTCGTCCCACATTGAATTCGAGTGCCAACACAAATGCGGCCAATTTGGCCAACAATAATGGACAAAACAGTGGTAACAGTAGTGGCGGTGGCAGCGGCGTTGTCAGCGGCAACACCGCTGGCGGTGGTGGCAATGTAAACAACGCCAATGTTTCGAATGGCTCACAATACGAGGTGATCAAGTCATCGCCGTATAGTCCGGCTTTCATGGAAATAAGTCAAATGCGACATCAGCGTGCCGATCCGTTGTGCCGCTGCGAAGAGTTGCGCGATCAGGTGGGCTACTATCAGGAGCAATATGTGAATGCCATGGCGCAATTGGAAAGCAGTGAACGTAATAAATTTATCGATGTTATGGCGGAGAATGCGCGTCTCAAGCAGCAGAATACAAAACTGGAGCGCCAGCTGATACGTTTGGAGAATGAGAATGGCAATAAGTCGGCTAATGCGGCGGCGAATGCGTACTATTATGGCGACGTGGCGGTCGGACGTAGCGCCgataatgaaaaattgttgcagcAAAGTGAAAAGTTGCTGGAGGAGTTGGATTTGTGTAAAGAACACAACGCTGAATTGGTGAATGAACGCAAATTGATTATTGCCGAGCGTGAAAAGTATAAGAAGAGCTTCAATTCGACATTTGCCGAACTGGACAATGTGAAGAAGGAACGCAATTTCTATCGTGAATCACGTGAGCATTTCAATTTAATGCGTGACACAATGGAAAAGGAGATACAAAAGTTGAAATCACTACTTTCCGAGGAGTCCAAGAAAGTGCTACTCATAACGGTCGAACGCAATCGCATCGATGAGGAGCTCAAACAGCTGCTGTCCGAGAAGGACAATGTATTGCATGAGCATCAGAAAATGTTCGACGACTTATCGGCAGCCAAAAAAGAAATTGAGaattacaagaaaaacgacttatTATATCAGGCGGAGATCAATGAGTTGCATCAGGCCAATGCCGAATTGCAAAAGCGCGATTTACTCAAGTCCAACTCGTGGTCTAAGGAGTTCTCAGATAGCAAAGATGATTTCAAGGAGGTGGAAAAGTTGCGCAAAAGCCTCGAAAAGGCCAACTCGGAGGTGGAGCGCGCGCTGCAGGATGCCGAACAGGCGAAGGGCGTGCGCGATTGGGCCATTTCGCAGCGTGAGAAAATCGTACAGGAGCGTGATTCGGTAAAGTCGCTCTGCGATAATTTGCGCAAAGAACGCGACAAGGCGATCTCAGATCTGCTCTCGGCCATACGTGATAGcgagaaaataaagaagcaAAAGGATGAAGCGCAAAAGAAAATCGACGTATTGAAGGAGcaaattgaaaatcagaatATTGATAGCACGTCGCGACGCAGCTTTCGCATGAGCACCTACGAGGCCGAAGATCTGCTCGACATTGAGTTGAACTATCATTCCGATAGCGATATCGGCATAATATTGGATGACAGCAACAATCGCCAACTGGTGTGTGGCGTCACTAATAGTTCGCCCGCATTTggcaaattgaaaatgaatgaTGTCATCTGTAAGGTGAATAATCTAGATTGTCAGACCATGACAAAGCGCATGGTGCTGGACGAGATACGTAGTAGTGCGCCGCGTTGTAAGTTGTTGGTGTCGCGCACGCGTCACAGCAAACGACACTTTTACACCGTGCATTTgaatatgcaaaataatatgAATCATGGTTTGAGTCTGGACACCGGCGTCTTCATTTCGAAAATCGAGCCGAACTCGTTAGCGGCCTACGAGCCCGAATTGGATGTGGGCGATCGTGTGCTGAGCATTAATAACAAATCCATGGAAGGCATACATTCCGTCGACGATGTGATGGGTTTGCTGAACGATGAGCGCAACGATGCTATTACCATCTTCGCATTAAAGAATGTGCAGGATATGGGTTATAGCGATGGACAGCGACGCATGACCACTTCGTCGGCGCAAACCGATTCCATTGATTCGATGCATCGCATGACGAGCGCCAAGCATCCTTCGAAATTTTCGGAAATGTTAAGCATCTTCAAGAAGATACATATTTCGAAGCCAGGCACTGATGTCGATCACTTCACGCAAGAGCATGATGCGCTCGCCGAGTTGGATTCGGTGTTAAGCGAAAATTCGTCGGAGAAACCACGACGTGGTAAGCGTAGCAAAAAGGAGAAGGAAGCGGCTGCCAAGAGTATGGGTACTTGGCCACGTGCCAATATACTCAATGCCACACATGAGAATCCCACAGGCACCATAGTGCAGCAACGCGAGAAAAAGCGACCGCCACTTGCACTTTTCACAGCCGGTCCGATAAATGTCGACAAGGAGGATGAGCGTGAAACCTCCGATGAGCAGCCACCGCCATTGCCGCCGCAAGCTAAACCGCAAGCGCATATGCGCAACGGTATAACAGGTGCAGGGCAAGCCATCAAAACCAATCCTCATCGCAATTCCAATCCCATACCCGCCTCGGCGCTCTTCAGCCCCACACCCGGTACAACAGCGATGCCGAATGTGAATAGCGGCAATATCAATAGCAATAATGTTTATGCCAACTACAGACACTCCGTGTATGCGGAACCACAATTAGACAACGTGGGCCTGTTAGGCGAGCCGACTAAGCTGCTGAAACGACCGGCGCCCATATTGGGTGCGAATATGCGTGTGAAAATGCCGCCCGTGCCGGACAAATATGGCAATCAGCGTGCGCACAACTATCAAAACCGCTACTCGCTCAACATAACGCCGACGGAGTTCTACAAGACCAGCGGGCAACAGGCGCAGCAACAGGTCATACATAGCGGCACGGGTGCGGAGTTTCTGCCACGCAAACCGCACATTTTCGATATGTTGAACAGCGGCAATACGGGTATGGGCGGTGTTGGCATGCCTACAAGCGTCAGCTCTAGCAAATCGCAGCCACATCCGGCGCTCTTCACACCACTGAATCTCCATCCGCCGAGTTTTGGGCGTAGCGCTTCCACAACACAGCAGAATTCATTGGACATGATCTCGATTAAGTCGCAAAACTCCATCGATTCCATATTGTCGGCGAAGAGTCCGCCAAATAGTGAATGCGCGACGATCAATCACTATCAGAAGCGTGGCATACCAATGCCGCAAGCAGCAGCTAACAAGAATGTCTCCAAGTATCCAAGTGACAGCGAGAGTATTGCCTCGGGCATTATGAGCGCCAGTGTTGGCGGTGGAGGCATGAACGTTGGCGGTGGTGCTGGTGGCGGTATCGGCCACCATTTCCATTCGAATAACATGTCCGCCCCGATGCACAATCGCCACTCGCAGCTCTTTCCGACCTTCACGCAAAATTCCATAAATGCAATGCGTCAAATACGCCACTCTAGTCCGCTAACATTGCCCTCCTCACCGCCACTACACACGCATCCGCACTCTCACGGACCGCACTCGCACACGTCGACGCAGCAGTCTCAACACGGCGGCGTGGATACGGCAGCTGGCAGTGCGATTGGCATACCTACCAGCTCTGTGGACAAATTCGATATGGACTTTATGACGCCCGGTTTGCCTATGCATACGCAATACGTGCAAGATTACCCGCTTTCCACGCACTATCATCATCCACATAGCAGCGGTGGTATGCCCGGTGGAGGTGCTGGCGGTATCATCTATGAAGGTGGCACATTTCCACGCAAGAAGGATCATCAACGCTTGCGCATACCATCCAATCCGAGTGTGGCGAGTAAGAATAGCGCTGGCGTTAAGAACAGTTCCGGTTCGATTGATCATCACTATTGTGGCGTAAGCATGTCCGGCCCGCCACCATCGATGTTAATGCATCATTCAGCGATTGCTGCGGTCGCAGCGAATGGTGGCGGTAGCGGACGCGGTTCGCCGATGCCGCAAGTGCATGTCGAAGTGTTGAGTCATGGCGGTAGTAAGCGTAATTCGAATGCGCCGTCGGATTTTTTATGCCCTGGAGACCTTAGAAGAGTCACGATCGAGAAGAGCGACAAATCGCTCGGCATTACCATACAATGCAATAACAATGGTGGCGGCATCTTTGTATCGACTGTAGCCGATAAGAGCATAGCCACGCGTGCTGGTCTTCAGGTGGGCGATCAACTCTTAGAAGTTTGCGGCATAAATATGCGATCGGCTACAAATGACATTGCGGCGAATGTGTTACGTCAATGCGGCAACTCGATAACCATGCTGGTGCAGTACAATCCGGAAA AATTTCACTCTGGCGAATACGACGGCACCAATAATCTCGAGACTGAATCTCCAGTGAATCACTCTGGCTCGCCCACACCTCGCAATTCACCACGACCACCGGTGCGCACCATGATGTCCTCACTACCACCACTACCAATCTCGGCACCCACCAGCAATCCCTTGGCACAGCAGACGAACATAATGCCACAATCGAGCTCATTGATCTCAACCCAGTCGATCAAGGATCAGAGTTTTGCCGATAGCCTGGAAAATCAATCGGACATGAGCAGCAGTCAAGATTTGCCCTCCTCGGCGGCTACAACTACCACTACAGCCTCAACTACATCGACCGTGTACGAGGAGGAGGCGCGCTATGTCACCCTATGCATGGATAAATCTAAGAATTTGGGCATCAAGCTATTCGGTGGCAACAAGGTGGGCATTTTCGTGCATGACGTACACCCTGGTTCACCGTCCGATATTGCTGGTATACGCAAAGGTGATCAGATATTGGAATACAATGGCGTAGACTTGCGTTGTGTTACGGCCGAGCAGGCGGCCAATGAGATATCGAAGTTGACGGACACTGTCACCTTGTTGGTGCAgaataaattgaaaa aattaaagcaaattaaagACAAGACAGGTGATTCCTTTTATATACGCGTCGGTTTCGATCGTACCGGCGAGCTGAATGATGGCGACTTGCGTTTCGTCAAGGATGAGGTGCTCTATGTGGACAATACGGTTTTCAATGGCACATTCGGTCTGTGGCGCGCTTGGAAATTGGATGCAAAAGGCCACCGAAAGGAGTGCGGCATTATACCGAGTCAAATGAA AGTGGAGGAGGAGCTGCGCGCTGGCGAAGTGGTCGACTGTGAGGGTGGCACCGCACGGCGTGGCAGCACATCGGCGCGTCGTTCGTTTTTTCGTCGAAAAAAGCACCAGCGTAGCTCATCGCGTGACTCCACCGAAATTGCCAGTTTCAGCAACACACAGCTAAGCTTCTTCCCCGACTCGGGCATATTGAATGATGACGGTGGCATATTGAGCTATCAGCGTGTTGAACGGTTGGATT CACCTGTACGTCGGCCGGTGCTTATAATCGGTCCGCTATCGGAGCGTGTTATGGAACGTTTGACTATtgatttttcgaatttattcaAAATGTGCGAAGTGACCACAATGGATTGCTCACAAAATGCCATGGAAGAGGGCTTAcaggaaaatattttcgttgACTACCGCCGTCGTGGCAATAAATTCGAGTGCACCACGGTGGAGAATATCAATAACGCATGCAAGAAT